From the genome of Camelus dromedarius isolate mCamDro1 chromosome 19, mCamDro1.pat, whole genome shotgun sequence, one region includes:
- the ARMC12 gene encoding armadillo repeat-containing protein 12 translates to MCCIPQRLGQMDIYKGVVSLATGAGAIYLLYKAIKAGIKCQPPLCTTSPICIARLAIERERHGRDSGELRRLLNSLECKQDVYAKSMILHSITRCVYLLESEASACTNDDIALVGSMLDDKDNSVKIQALNTLKAFSGIRKFRLKIQEHSIKVLELISTIWDSELHIAGLRLLNNMPLPDFVHPQLRRVMPALMEILQSDYILAQVQAIRLLSNLAQKNDLLYDILNCQVQSNFLNLFQSTQPGSLLFEVLVFAERLSEGRSSPHYRAVKWHYNEQSVHEALFGDDSRLADRLLALVIHPEEDVQIQACKVIVSLQCPPEVGVLPSCPPSHSCFNNGE, encoded by the exons ATGTGCTGCATCCCCCAGCGCCTGGGGCAAATGGACATCTACAAAGGTGTAGTGAGCCTGGCCACAGGTGCTGGGGCCATCTACCTGCTCTACAAGGCCATCAAGGCTGGCATCAAATGCCAGCCACCCCTCTGCACTACCTCGCCCATCTGTATCGCCC GCCTGGCAATCGAGCGAGAGCGGCACGGGCGGGACTCAGGTGAGCTCCGGAGGCTCCTCAACTCTTTGGAGTGCAAACAGGATGTGTACGCCAAGAGCATGATCCTGCACAGTATCACGCGCTGTGTGTACTTGCTGGAGTCCGAG GCCTCTGCTTGTACTAATGATGACATCGCATTGGTGGGCTCCATGCTGGATGACAAGGACAACAGTGTCAAAATCCAAGCTCTGAACACGCTTAAAGCTTTCTCTGGCATCAGAAAATTTAGGCTTAAAATCCAG GAACACTCCATCAAGGTCCTGGAACTGATCTCCACCATCTGGGACTCGGAACTGCACATTGCAGGCCTCAGACTCCTCAACAACATGCCGCTGCCTGACTTTGTACATCCACAGCTGCGCCGGGTGATGCCTGCCTTGATGGAGATCCTGCAGTCAGACTATATCCTGGCACAG GTGCAAGCCATACGACTGCTGAGCAACCTGGCACAGAAGAACGACCTGCTCTATGATATTCTCAACTGCCAG GTGCAGTCCAACTTCCTGAACCTGTTCCAGTCCACACAGCCTGGGAGTCTGCTGTTCGAGGTGCTGGTGTTTGCAGAGCGGCTGAGCGAGGGCCGGAGTTCACCCCACTACCGGGCCGTGAAATGGCATTACAACGAGCAGTCTGTGCATGAAGCTCTCTTTGGCGATGATTCACGGCTGGCAGACCGGCTGCTCGCCTTGGTCATCCACCCTGAGGAGGATGTTCAGATCCAGGCCTGCAAGGTCATAGTCAGCCTGCAGTGCCCGCCGGAAGTGGGagtcctgccctcctgcccacccaGTCATTCCTGCTTTAATAATGGAGAATAA